The DNA sequence TGCCCGAGACCGAGAAAGCCCCAGAGCAGGGCCACGAGCACACCCATCAGGACTGCCATCTGCCTATGCTTGCCAGTCACGACCACACCTACCCCCACCAGCTCTGCTTCTTCACGCCACGCTATGCGGACAGCTGACGTCGCAGCAGGGCTGAAAGTCCTGACTTCCGACCTGGTGACAGAGCGGACCGCGGAGTCACACGCGGACGTCGCCGGGCTCAACTACGCCGAGCAGCGCGACCTCTCGGATGACCGATGGCTTCCCCACCGGGTGGTGCTGGGCACCGAGACCAGCCAACCTGCGGGAACATCGACATCATCTGGCAGTTGGGGCTGGACAGCCCTTCAGAGCACACTTTGAGGCGCCGTACCAACCGGGGACGCTGACAGCTGTCGGCTACTGCGGTGGGGTGGAACAGGCGTGGACGTCGCTGACGACAGCGGGCGATGGGAGGCTGGCAGCTCAGACGGATCGGCAGCTGCTCGATGCCGATGCGGTGATGGTGCCTTCGTCGCCGTCGAACTTCAGGACGAGGACGGCCACGTCGCCACGGCAACGGACCGTGTCGTGTTCGTCGAGGTCACCGGTCCGGGAACCCTTCAGGCGCTCGGAAGTGCCGCAGACACCGACCGGGCGGGGGTGCAGCGGCCCCACTCCGCCCCGATCACCTGTCAACAGCTGTCAGAGGCCCTGAGTGTCAGAGGGGGAGCCGGAAGTTGTCTCTGATCTGGGCTGCGACGGACTGGAGAAAGGGGGCGATGCGGGGTACGTCTTCCATGGTGAGTCGACCGCTGGGACCGGAGACTGAGATGGCTGCGAGGAAGGGTAGGCCGGTGAGGGGTACGGCGACGCAGCGGACCCCCAATTCCTGCTCGCCGTCGTCCAGGGCGTAGCCGAGGTCTCGGGCCTGCGCGAGCTCGGTGAGCATGGCGTCGATGCTCACGAGGGTGTTCTCGGTCCGCGGTGGCATCCCCGTTCGAGCCAGCAGGCGCGCCGCCTGCTCGTCGCTGAGCATGGACAGGATGGCTTTGCCGACGCCGGTGCAGTGCGGCATCACGACGCGGCCGACTTCCGTGAACATGCGCATGGACTGCGGGGAGGGGACTTGCGCCACATAGATGCAGGAGTCACCCTCGAGCATCGCCATGTTGGTCGTCTCGCCGAACTCCTCGACCGGGCTCGCCAGGTACGGTGTCGCCCACGAGCCAAGTCCGCGGCTGGCGGACTGTCCAAAGCGGATCATCCGCAGCCCGAGGGCATAACGCTTAGAGGGTTCCTGGCGTACATAGCCCTCGCTCATCAAGAAGCGCAGCAGCCTGTGGATGGTGGGACGGCACGTCGGTGAGTTGGGCAAGTTCGGAAAGCGACAGCGGACCGTCAGCGTCAGCGAGCCGTTCGAACAGGGTGAGGACGCGGTCGACGGACTGCACGCGCTCGGGGCTTCGGAGCTTATCGGCTTTTGCTTCCATCATGCGGAAAGCATAACCGCTCTCATCAAGGAGGAAACCTCTTGTTATTCCAGAAAGCAGAATCTAGTATCCACTACACGGAAGCAGCTTAAGATCGAGAGGAACTTCATGTCACGTCCCACCCCAGGTCACGCCATCACCATGAGGGTGGCAGCCCCCGCGGGGTTCAGCGCCACTTCAGAATTGACTGCAGCTGCTGCCTCAGCGGGCGCCGAGATCACCGCCCTCGACGTGATCGAGTCCACCCATCAGAACCTGGTGGTGGACATCACCTTCAACACCTCCGGGGAAGAGCACGCCGGTCGGGTCTCTGCTTCCGTGGACGCGCTGGACGGCTTTGAGGTGCGCAAGCTCAGCGACCGGACGTTCCTGATGCACCTGGGCGGAAAGCTATCGGTGGAGTCGAAGGTAGAGCTCCGCAACCGCGACGACCTTTCCCGGGCCTACACCCCCGGGGTGGCCCGGGTCTGCCTGGCGATCGCGGCAAATCCGGCTGACGCCCGTCGGCTGACGATCAAGCGGAACACGGTGGCTGTGGTGACCGACGGGACCGCGGTCCTCGGGCTGGGTGACATAGGTCCCGAGGCCGCGCTCCCGGTGATGGAGGGCAAGGCCGCCTTGTTCAAACGATTCGCCGACGTCGACGCGTGGCCGGTCTGCCTCGACACCACCGATACCGAGGAGATCATCATGATCGTCAAGGCGCTAGCCCCGGTCTACGGCGGGATCAACCTGGAAGATATCGCCGCACCGCGCTGTTTCGAGATTGAGCGGCGGCTGCGTGCAGAACTCGACATCCCTGTCTTCCACGACGACCAGCACGGCACCGCCATCGTGGTCCTTGCGGCATTGATCAACGCGCTTCGCGTCGTATGCAAGAACATGCATTCGGTGAAGATTGTTGTCAATGGGGCAGGAGCGGCTGGGCACGCGATCATCCGCCTGCTGCACGCCCAGGGTGCGGCGAACATCGTGGCCTGTGACCGCTCGGGCGCGCTACACCGCGGTGCCACCTACGCCGACGAGCACCGCCAGTGGATCGCGGACAACACTAACCCGGCGCGGCAGGACGGCAACCTCCACGATGTGCTGGTCGCCGCTGACGTGTTCATCGGTGTCTCCGGGCCAAACATCCTCGGCGCCGAGCACGTTGCGACGATGGCGGCGGGCGCGATCGTTCTGGCCCTGGCCAACCCAGATCCCGAGATCCACCCCCTTGAGGCAGCGAAGCACGCCGTAGTGGTGGCCACCGGGCGTAGTGACTTTCCCAACCAGATCAACAACGTGCTGGCCTTTCCCGGCCTGTTCCGCGGGCTTCTCGACGCCGCCGCACGTGACATCACCACCCCCATGCTCGTGGCGGCCGCCGAGGCGATCGCGGCTTGTGTCAGCGCCGACGAGCTCAACGCCAGTTACATCGTGCCCAGCGTCTTCGACCCGCGGGTCGCTCCGGCCGTGGCTGAGGCGGTTGTCGCCTCGGCCAGCCTCTGACCCGAACCGGCATGTCGATAGGGCTGGTTCGGCGCCGAGCGTGAGCGTAGCTTCCGCCCTTCGCGAGACCAGAGTCCTGGCGTCGGGGGTGTCCAAGACCATGGTGATGACGAGGTCGTCGTGCCGGCTCGGCCGCGCTGTTTGTGCAGTTCGAGGATCTGCCGCGGCATCTGTTTGGTGAGCACGCCCTTGGCCGCGATACGAGATTGTCCGAATTCCAGGTGAGCACCGGGATATCCGCCCCAGATTGATGGAGAGCAACGGCGCCAACGCGTCGAGCTGCCGCACCCAAACGTGAACGTTCGCAGGAACAAACCCAACTTCGACGGGGCGTGGGCGCGGGCGAAGAACCGCGGTAGTGGCCGATCCGACCGCGGCATACCGCAGCCCATCTTCCTCGACCGGACGGGCGACGAGATCCACACGTCGATGGAAGCCGGGGTGATGGTCCGCAAGGCCGAAATGAAGAACCAGCCCTGGATCAAGGCTACGAGGACAACAACGTCGACACGGGACTCGGCGCCGGCATGCACGGCCGCGCCCAGATCGGCAAGGGCATGTGGGCCATGCCGGACCTGATGGCCGATATGCTCGAGCAGAAGATCGCGCACCCCCTGGCCGGTGCCAGCACCGCCTGGGTGCCCTCGCCGACCGCCGCCGTGCTGCATGCGTTGCACTATCACCAGGTGGACGTCCGCGAGCGTCAGAACGAGCTGGCTGGACGACGCAGAAGCTCCCTCGGCGACCTCCTGACCATCCCTTTGGCCCCCTCCACCGATTGGTCCACTTCGGAGAAACAGAAGGAACTGGACAATAACATCCAGTCGATTTTGGGCTACGTCGTCCGTTGGATAGATCAGGGCGTCGGCTGCTCCAAAGTTCCCGACATCGACGACATCGCCCTCATGGAGGACCGCGCCACGCTACGTATCTCCAGCCAGATGGTGGCCAACTGGCTACGCCACGGGGTGGTCAGCGAGGAGCAGGTCACCCACAGCCTGCACAAGATGGCTGGGGTCGTCGACCGGCAGAACGCCGGCGATCCGAACTACCGGTCGATGAGCGACGATCCAGGTTCGAACATTGCGTTCAACACCGCGCGTGAGTTGATCATCGAGGGCACTCGGCAGCCGAACGGTTACACCGAACCCATCCTCCATCGGCGCCGACGCGAATACAAAGCGTCCATCTCCAGCGGCTGAGAGCTCACCGCCGGAAGTCGCAGTGAGCAGCGGCTGCCGCGCGATCGCCTGGAGCCCAGTCGGGTCCTCCGGACGGTTGGTGTGCCGCCGCTGGACCGCCTTCGTCACCTAGAGGAAGGACGTCTGCCGCTCCCACTGCTGCAGGATCGAGCTTTGGACCTCGACACCCCATCCGGGCGCGTCGGACAGGACGAACTCGCCGTCGCGGGCCACCGGGAACGGCTCGTAGACGTGCATGTCCGATGCGTCCTCGATGGTCCACTCGTGGAAGAGGCTGCACGCTGGCATCGCCGTCACCAGGTGGGCGGTGAAGATCGCAGTCAGCGACCGTCCCGAGGAGTGGGGTACGCACGGGATCCCGGCCAGATCGGCCATCTCGGCAACCTGCCGTGCGCGGGTGATACCCCCGATGTAGCCGACGTCCGGCTGGATGATGTCGACCGCGCCGTCGTTGACCAGTCGGCGCATGTTCTCGAGGGAGAACTCCTGCTCTCCGACTCCAACGAGGATGTCGAGGGTGTCGGTCACTCGCTTGGCGTTGTCGTGCTCCCAGAAGGGCACGGGCTCTTCGAAGTGCAGGTAGTCCTGGTGCTCCAGCATGCGACCCACCCGGACCGCCTGGCCGGGAGAGTAGGCGCCGTTGCCGTCGGCGCTCAGCTCGATGTCGTCGCCGAGCTCTTGGCGGAGCAGGGGCACTAGTTTCGACGTGCGTCCGTTGCTAGGTTCGGAATCGCGGCCGTTGCGCTCGCCGATCTTGATCTTGACTGCGCGGAAGCCGTGCTCGGCCACCGCCTTCACCATCCGGTCCACCTCCTGCTCCGGCGTCGTGTCGCGGCGCATGCTGGAGCCGTACAGCGGTACCAACGTCCGCGCCTTGCCTCCGAGCAGCTGGTAGACGGGCTGGCCCTTCGCCTTGCCGACCAGATCCCACAGGGCCGTGTCGACCCCGGCCAGGGCCCGGAACAGAAAGCTGCCCAACACCTTGTACTCGGCCCGGGCGCACTCCGCAGCCAGCGTCATGACGTCGAACGGATCGCGGCCGAGGTAGTTGCGGGCGACCAGTCTGTGCAGCACCATGGCGGTGATCTGCGCCTCGGAGTGTGCAGTCTGACCGTAGCCCTCCAAGCCGTCGTCGGTGCACACCCGCACGATGCAGCCGTGACCCGAGAACGTCTCAATGGACACGATCTTGGTCATGGCTGGCCTCCGGCGTCACCTCGCATGGGTAGGCTCACGCGGCCCGCGCGGGCAGACCGTAGAAGGCTCTGGCGTTCTCGGTGTAGATCTTGTCGCGGTGCCCCGCTGGCAGCCTGACCTGGAACGCGTGGGCCGGGTGGTCGAAGTCCCAGTGCGGGTAGTCCGTGGAGAACATGACCTTGTCCACACCACCCAGATGCTCGAAGACCTTGTGCAGGTCCGCGCTCCGGTGTGGCTCCTCGATTGGCTGCGTGGTCACCCAGAAGTGGTCGCGGATGTATTCGGATGGCTTCCGCCGCAGGTGTGGGACCTCGGACTTGAAGCGATGCCACTGCTTGTCCATCCGCCACGCCAGGGACGGCAGCCAGGCGAAGCCCCCCTCGATCAGGGCGATCCGAAGGTCGGGGATGTGCTCGAACACGCCCCCGAACACCATGCTGGCCACATGCGCCTGGAAGGCAGCCGACATCCCCGTGTGGTCCTCGATGTAATACGAGGGCCAGCCCGCGGAGCTTATGGGAACGCCGCGGACACCTCCGCCGTAGTGGATGCCGACCGGAAGGTTGTGTCGGGTCGCCGCCTCGTACAGCTTCCAGTATTTTCGGTCGCCGAGCGGCGCCGAGCTTCTGGCGACCAGCAGCACCTGTACGAAGCCGGGGTGGCCGGCCAGCCGCTCGATCTCCGCGACAGCCTGCTCGCTGTGCTCGGCGGGGACGATCAGCCCCGCCCGCAGCCGGGGTTCGGGCTCCAGCCATTCCGCGATCTGCCAGTCGTTCGTCGCTGCCGACAACGCGGCGGCGTAGTCCGGGTCGAGCTGGCTGCCGGCCGGACTGAGGCAGCCGAGGATCCCGAACTCGACGTTGAGCGCATCCAAGTGCTGCTGCTGCATGAAGCTCAGATCGGCGCCCGGCGCCAGCCCGGATGGAGGGAACGCGTCCCACCGGGCCGGCGAACCCTTGGGGTACACCGACCCTGAGTGCTGACGGGACCCGAAGGCGCGTTGGTGCTGCAGCCATCGGTTGGGCAGGAACGGGTCGAGCGACTTTGGTGACATCACGTTGTGGATGTCACAGTCGATGATCATCTGCTTGACGCGCGGGCCGGCCTTGGCCCTGGGTTCCATGATCGTGTCAGTCATTGTTTGGTCTCCTTTGCACTGCTCGTTGATGCGCGTGGGCCAGTCAGCACGGCAACTCCTCCGCTGCTGAGCCCAGGGGGCGGACGCCTGGCCACACCTACGCCGGCTTCCGTGCCGGCAACCGGTAGAAGGCGCGTGCGTTCTCGGAGTAGATCTGCTCCTTCTGCGCTGTGGGGATCCGCTCCTGGAAGGCGTGGGTGGGTGAGTCGAAGTCCCAGTGCGGGTAGTCGGTGGAGAACATCACCTTGTCGACGCCGCCCATGTGCTCGAACACCTTGGCCAGGTCACCGCGCCGGTGCGGCTCCTCGATGGGCTGGGTGGTGAACCAGAAATGATCACCGATGTAATCGCTGGGGCGGCGCCTCAGGGCGGGGACTTCTGAACGGAGCCGCTTCCACTGCTTGTCCAGCCGCCAGGTCAAGGACGGGAGCCACGCGAAGCCGCCCTCGATCAGGGCGATCCTCAGGTTGGGCAGCCGATCGAAGATCCCCGACAGCACCAGGCTGGTGACGTGGGCCTGGAAAGCCGTGGACATCACCGCGTGGTCCTCCAGGTAGTACGACGGCCAGCCGGCAGCGGTCACCGGCACTCCTCGGGCCCCGCCACCGAAGTGCACGCCGACCGGTAGGTCGTGACGGGACGCCGCCTCGTAGATCTTCCAATACCTCCGATCACCCAGCGGAGCGGAGGTCCGGGCGACCAGCAGGACCTGGATGAAGGCGGGATTGTCGGCCCGGCGCTCGATCTCGCGAGCGGCCAGGTCGCCGTCCTCCATGGGCACCACGATCCCGCCGCGCAGGCGGTCGTCCTGGTCCATCCACTCGTCGACCTGCCAGTCGTTGGTGGCGCTCGCCAGGGCCGCCCCGTACTCCACGTTCAGCTGGCCCGAGGCGGCCCCGAGGCAGTTCAGGACGCCGAACTCGACGCCCATCGGGTCCAGGTGCTGCTGTTGCATGAACCCGAGGTCAGCGCCGGCCGCCAGCCCTGACGGCGGCGACGCGTCCGCACGGGCGGCCCCCGGTGAGCCCTTGGGATACATGGCCCCCGTGTGCTGGCGGCTGCCGTAGGTGCGGTGGTGCTGCAGCCACCGGTTGGACAGGTACGGATCCAGGGACCCGGGGGAGATCACGTTGTGGATGTCGCAGTCGATGATGGGGAACCGCGGGGTGCGGTCCTTGGCACGTCCCTCGTCCAGCACGGTGTTGGTCATGGTGTCCGTCACTTGAACCGGTAGGTGGCGAGCGCATTGCCTGCCATGATCTTGCTCTGCAGCTCGGCCGAGAGCCCTCGTGGCATGGACTCGACCGGCTCGTCGAAGTGCGCGTGGGGGTAGTCGGTCGAGAACATCAGCATCTCGTCGCAGAGCAGCTGGTCGATGACGTCAACCAGGAACTCCGGTGTTTCGGGGTCGTCCAGTGGCTGGATGGTCATCCGGACGTGGTCGCGGATCACCTCCGATGGTGGGCGGCTCACCCAGGGGACTTCACGCCGCAGACCCTTCCAGTCCTTATCGAACCGCCACATCAGCGGCGGCAGCCAGGCGAAGCCGCCCTCGATCGTGGCCACCTTCAACTCAGGGAACTCGACGAAAACACCCTCGGCGACGAGGCTGAGCAACTGGGCCTGGAAGGCCAGCGGCACGTCGACGTAGTCCTCGATGAAGTAGGTCGGCCAGCCCACCGGGGTGAGGGGGTTGCCGCTGATCCCACCCGCCTGGATCCCGACGACCAGCCCTGCCGCCTGCGCAGCCCGATAGATGGGCCAGAAACCTCGCCGGCCCAGTGGTTCACGGGAGCGCGAGGGCACTGTCACCTGGACGAACTCGCTGAATTGGGAGGCCCACTCCACCTCGGCGGCGGCCATGTGCGGGTTCTGCAGCGGGAGAACCGCCGATCCGCGAAGCCGGGAGTCCTGCTGCAGCCACTCCTCGAGCTGCCACCGGTTGATCGCCCGGGCCAGTGCCGCAGCCAGGTCGTCGTTGTGCACCGAGTCGACGCCGTAAGTGCAGTTCAGGACGGCGTACTGCAGCTTCCAGGGGTCGAGGAGCTGGCTGCGGAGCAGGTCGAGGTTGGAACCGGCCGGCCCCTTTTCCGGCCGTGACCCCTCTAGATAAAGGTTAGGTACGTTGGCGGGGTAGAGGTCGGACGCCAACCCACCCATCCCTGACTCGACGATGTAGTCGCGCCAGCGCAGCTCGAGGTAGGGGAACAGCGTGGAGAGGCTGTCTAGGTTGAGGTGCACGTCGGTGTCCACCAGCGGCGCACCGTCCCACTCGGCAGGGCGGGCGTAGTTACGCAGTGCGAGTGTGTCCATGGCTGCTTCTCACTTTCGTCGCTATCACGAGCCACGCCGGCTCGTGTCGTTCTGGGGTTCGGTGTGCTGAGAAGGGTGTACCGGCCGGGCCGCGTTGCGCTGTCACAGGTCGAGCACCAGCCTCGGGGTCAACGAACGGGAGACACAGATCATCATCGTGTCGTTCGACGCCCGCTCGTCCTCGTCCAGGATCGAATCGCGGTGATCTGGCAGCCCGCCGAGCACCGTGGTCTGGCAGGTCCCGCACGTACCCTCCTCGCAGTTGGACAGGACGTAGATTCCCGCTTGGTCGACCACCTCGAGGATGGACATGTCCGGCGGCACCATCAGGACGGCATCGCTGTCGACCAGCTCGATCTCGAACGGTCCGTTCAGGACCGGGCCGGTGGCGGGACGTGGCGCGAACCGCTCGACGTGCAGCGTGCCCGGTGGCCAGTGGCGGCTCTTGGCCTCCACCGCGGCGATCAGCGGCTCCGGTCCGCAGCAATAGATCAGGGTGTCCGGCTCTGGGCGCCCCAGCAGACCGTCCAGATCGATCAGCCCGCACCGGTCCTGGGGCCACTCCAGCACCCGATCCGGGTCGGCGCTCCGGAGCTCCGTTCGGTAGGCCATCGACGCCTCCGTCCGCCCCCCGTAGACCAGCCGCCAGTCGGCACCTGCCGCCCGAGCTAGCGCGATCATCGGGATGATCGGGGTGATGCCGATGCCTCCGGCGATGAAGAGGTAACGCGGCGACGGCTGCAGCTCGAAGTGGTTACGCGGGCCCGTGGCCAGCAGGACGTCACCGACCTGCACCCGCTCGCACAGGGCAGCCGAACCTCCGCGGCTCTGTGGCTCGCGGAGCACCGCGATCCGCCAGCGGCCCCGGTCGTCGGTCGATCCACACAGTGAGTACTGGCGGACCAGGTCAGGGCCCAGCTGGAGGTCGATGTGGCTGCCCGCCTGCCAACTGGGCAGGGGTCCTCCCTCGACGTTCTCCAGGACGAGCTCGGTGATTCCTGCGGCGACAGAGCGCAACGACGTCACCGTCAGCGGCGTGGTGCACTCTCCATGCATGACTGCTCCCGGACGTCAGAGGTTGACGATGACGTAGTCGCGGTCGACCTCGACCTGATACGTCTCACTCGCATAGGGGCCAGGCTCGTACCCAGCGGCCGTCAACTCGGGGTTGCGGGCCAGACTCTCGCCCGACTCGACCGCAGTCGGGTAGGCGCGGACCTTCGTCTTCGCCGGATCGAACCAGGACTGGCCAGTCGCGATCTCGAACTCCCAGCCGTGCCAGGGGCAGCGGATGATTTCCCCGCGCATGATGTAGTCATACGTGCCGGGGCTGTCGGAGCGCACCAGGCCCGAGGTCACACCTTCGCACATCGGCCCCCCGGCGTGCGGGCACTGGTTGCGGATCGCGTAGTACTTCCCCTTGACGTTGAACACGCCCACTGAGCGCTGGGCGATCTGGACCACCTTCCGCTGGCCCGGTGGGATCTCGTCCACGGTGGCCACCACATACTTGGTCAAGGTTTGTCTCCTCTTCTCCGGACGGTCTTGCTGACCGCCTTCATCTGTGTCCTCGCCTCGCTCGGCGCGAGTTCCTCGGTATAGACGACTCCATCGGCGCCGGCCGCCTGTGCCAACTCGACGTCAGCAGGACTGCCAACGTGGACATAGGTCCACGGCGGACCTCCCCGGCCCTCCTGCGGCTCGGCCGGGCTCAAGCCCGCAACGGTGGCGCCGAGTGCGTCGGAGGCGAAAGCGTCGGCGGTGCGAGCCGTGAGGCCCAGCACGGGCCGTGTGACCGGATTCCGCCGGACCGTGGCGTGGCACAGGAAGTCGGTGAAGCGCGACCGCTCCACGAGCGGGTCCAGAGCGCGGCGGAGCGGCGACGACGCATACTGCTCCGAGAGCAGCCAGCCCACCGACACCTGCGGGGCCACCGCCTTCACCGTGCCGAACAGCTGCTGCTGCAGGCCGAGGTAGCCCTGCATCCACAACTGTTCCCAAGCAGCAATCTCGGGGAAGCGCAGCAGGATCCGGAACACCACCACGGCCGGGTTCTCCCCACCGGCCACTGCCGCGGCCGTCGGCCCGGCGGGGTCGAGCAGCTGGCGGTAGCCCTCGCGGGCCCGATCGACGTCGATGCCCTGCCGGTCGGCCTGGGCCTGGCAGAACGGGCAGAAACACGAGGGCGTGCAGTGCCGAGCTGGGTCGCCGACGGCCACAGCACTCAGGAAGTGGGTGAGTGGGGTGGCGCGGTCCAGCGCGAAGCAGATGCCGGCTACGGGGTAGTTCTTGACCTGGTCCTCGGCGATGCTCAGCCACAGGTTGCGGTAGTCGGGGTTGCGGAAGCAGGGGTCATCGCCGCGGCGACCGAACACGTCGACCTCGAGCACGTTGACCCAGCCGGGGACCCGTCGGGCCTGGTCGGGGCCGGTCGTCTCGCTGAGGGCCGAATAGACCGCCATCTCGCGCACTGCCGCCTCTCGCAGCCACTGTTGCAGGGCGTCACCGCGGCCCACGGGTGGGCCGAGCAGTGTGTTCGCGTAGTAACGCGAGTGTGGGGTGGCGGCATAGCCGACCGTCGACCAAGTGGTGACGAACACCGTGTCGACCCCGCCGTCCTCCCGCCAACGGTCGAGGGTCGCTCCCAGCCCACCCTTGCCGATCTCGACGCGCGGGGCGTGGATGCCAACCAGCGTCCGCGGCATCACTGTCCTCCTCCCGGCGCGATCAGGCCGTCCCGCGCGGCCCGGTCGATGGCGGCCCCGACGGCGCACAAGTTCTCCAGCCGCATCTCGTCGTACTCGCGGGACACCAGGAGACCAGCGGCACCCGCCTCGAACGCGCGATAGACGGCCTGGGACACCCCCTCGGGCGTGCTGCGAATCGGGTTGCCGTTGGTCGGCACGTCGAACCCCACCCCCGCGTACACCGGGGTGCTCCCACCCAAGCTGTGGACACAGCGGCGGACCTCGCGCCAGACATAGTTGGCCGACATGCCGCTGGTCGGCAGGTCCTGATAGGACGCCTCCCGGTCAGGGTCGTAGCCGAGCACCTCGAATAACAGGGTGCGCACCGCCGGCGGCGTCAGGTCGGAGAAGACCGTTCGGGCCAGCTGGTCGCAGACGATCTGAATTCGGACCCCGGCGATGTCGTGGTAGACGACGGGCTTGACCCAGTCGGAATACGTCGCCATCCGCGCGTAGTCCATCTCGGCCTGATAGAAGGGATCGAAGGTGACTCCGTGCCAAACGTGCCAGCCGACCCGGGCGGCCGGCTGCACGGCCTTGATCGTCCCGTACATCTCCTGGGCGCCGGAGTCCATCGCCTCGTGCCACAGCTGCTCCCAGGCGAAGACTTCGGGATACCGCAGCAGCAGCCGGACCAGCGACACGAAGGCCCCGTCCGCGGGTCGGTCGCCGCGGGCACACCGTTCGCAGAGCTCGTGTACAGCCCGAAAGCCCTGCATGGCCCGGTCGACCGAGATGCCGCGGGTGACCGCTAGCGTCTGGCAATGCTCGCAAAAGCAGCCAGGCGCCTTGAGGTTGAGGAACATTTGCGAGAGCGGCCCGCTGCGCTCCGCACCGTACTTGAAGCCCGCTAGTTGGTGGGTGGCGAAAACGTCGGTGACGGTGGCGGTCATCCAGCTTCGGTAGTCGGGGTTGTTCCAGCAGGGGACGTCCCCCCGACGTCCGTACACGTCGACCACCAGAATCTG is a window from the Microlunatus panaciterrae genome containing:
- a CDS encoding IclR family transcriptional regulator codes for the protein MSEGYVRQEPSKRYALGLRMIRFGQSASRGLGSWATPYLASPVEEFGETTNMAMLEGDSCIYVAQVPSPQSMRMFTEVGRVVMPHCTGVGKAILSMLSDEQAARLLARTGMPPRTENTLVSIDAMLTELAQARDLGYALDDGEQELGVRCVAVPLTGLPFLAAISVSGPSGRLTMEDVPRIAPFLQSVAAQIRDNFRLPL
- a CDS encoding amidohydrolase family protein; the encoded protein is MDTLALRNYARPAEWDGAPLVDTDVHLNLDSLSTLFPYLELRWRDYIVESGMGGLASDLYPANVPNLYLEGSRPEKGPAGSNLDLLRSQLLDPWKLQYAVLNCTYGVDSVHNDDLAAALARAINRWQLEEWLQQDSRLRGSAVLPLQNPHMAAAEVEWASQFSEFVQVTVPSRSREPLGRRGFWPIYRAAQAAGLVVGIQAGGISGNPLTPVGWPTYFIEDYVDVPLAFQAQLLSLVAEGVFVEFPELKVATIEGGFAWLPPLMWRFDKDWKGLRREVPWVSRPPSEVIRDHVRMTIQPLDDPETPEFLVDVIDQLLCDEMLMFSTDYPHAHFDEPVESMPRGLSAELQSKIMAGNALATYRFK
- a CDS encoding Rieske (2Fe-2S) protein translates to MTKYVVATVDEIPPGQRKVVQIAQRSVGVFNVKGKYYAIRNQCPHAGGPMCEGVTSGLVRSDSPGTYDYIMRGEIIRCPWHGWEFEIATGQSWFDPAKTKVRAYPTAVESGESLARNPELTAAGYEPGPYASETYQVEVDRDYVIVNL
- a CDS encoding PDR/VanB family oxidoreductase is translated as MHGECTTPLTVTSLRSVAAGITELVLENVEGGPLPSWQAGSHIDLQLGPDLVRQYSLCGSTDDRGRWRIAVLREPQSRGGSAALCERVQVGDVLLATGPRNHFELQPSPRYLFIAGGIGITPIIPMIALARAAGADWRLVYGGRTEASMAYRTELRSADPDRVLEWPQDRCGLIDLDGLLGRPEPDTLIYCCGPEPLIAAVEAKSRHWPPGTLHVERFAPRPATGPVLNGPFEIELVDSDAVLMVPPDMSILEVVDQAGIYVLSNCEEGTCGTCQTTVLGGLPDHRDSILDEDERASNDTMMICVSRSLTPRLVLDL
- a CDS encoding amidohydrolase family protein, with the translated sequence MTDTIMEPRAKAGPRVKQMIIDCDIHNVMSPKSLDPFLPNRWLQHQRAFGSRQHSGSVYPKGSPARWDAFPPSGLAPGADLSFMQQQHLDALNVEFGILGCLSPAGSQLDPDYAAALSAATNDWQIAEWLEPEPRLRAGLIVPAEHSEQAVAEIERLAGHPGFVQVLLVARSSAPLGDRKYWKLYEAATRHNLPVGIHYGGGVRGVPISSAGWPSYYIEDHTGMSAAFQAHVASMVFGGVFEHIPDLRIALIEGGFAWLPSLAWRMDKQWHRFKSEVPHLRRKPSEYIRDHFWVTTQPIEEPHRSADLHKVFEHLGGVDKVMFSTDYPHWDFDHPAHAFQVRLPAGHRDKIYTENARAFYGLPARAA
- a CDS encoding amidohydrolase family protein, producing MTNTVLDEGRAKDRTPRFPIIDCDIHNVISPGSLDPYLSNRWLQHHRTYGSRQHTGAMYPKGSPGAARADASPPSGLAAGADLGFMQQQHLDPMGVEFGVLNCLGAASGQLNVEYGAALASATNDWQVDEWMDQDDRLRGGIVVPMEDGDLAAREIERRADNPAFIQVLLVARTSAPLGDRRYWKIYEAASRHDLPVGVHFGGGARGVPVTAAGWPSYYLEDHAVMSTAFQAHVTSLVLSGIFDRLPNLRIALIEGGFAWLPSLTWRLDKQWKRLRSEVPALRRRPSDYIGDHFWFTTQPIEEPHRRGDLAKVFEHMGGVDKVMFSTDYPHWDFDSPTHAFQERIPTAQKEQIYSENARAFYRLPARKPA
- a CDS encoding helix-turn-helix domain-containing protein, which gives rise to MMEAKADKLRSPERVQSVDRVLTLFERLADADGPLSLSELAQLTDVPSHHPQAAALLDERGLCTPGTL
- a CDS encoding NAD-dependent malic enzyme; translation: MSRPTPGHAITMRVAAPAGFSATSELTAAAASAGAEITALDVIESTHQNLVVDITFNTSGEEHAGRVSASVDALDGFEVRKLSDRTFLMHLGGKLSVESKVELRNRDDLSRAYTPGVARVCLAIAANPADARRLTIKRNTVAVVTDGTAVLGLGDIGPEAALPVMEGKAALFKRFADVDAWPVCLDTTDTEEIIMIVKALAPVYGGINLEDIAAPRCFEIERRLRAELDIPVFHDDQHGTAIVVLAALINALRVVCKNMHSVKIVVNGAGAAGHAIIRLLHAQGAANIVACDRSGALHRGATYADEHRQWIADNTNPARQDGNLHDVLVAADVFIGVSGPNILGAEHVATMAAGAIVLALANPDPEIHPLEAAKHAVVVATGRSDFPNQINNVLAFPGLFRGLLDAAARDITTPMLVAAAEAIAACVSADELNASYIVPSVFDPRVAPAVAEAVVASASL
- a CDS encoding mandelate racemase/muconate lactonizing enzyme family protein → MTKIVSIETFSGHGCIVRVCTDDGLEGYGQTAHSEAQITAMVLHRLVARNYLGRDPFDVMTLAAECARAEYKVLGSFLFRALAGVDTALWDLVGKAKGQPVYQLLGGKARTLVPLYGSSMRRDTTPEQEVDRMVKAVAEHGFRAVKIKIGERNGRDSEPSNGRTSKLVPLLRQELGDDIELSADGNGAYSPGQAVRVGRMLEHQDYLHFEEPVPFWEHDNAKRVTDTLDILVGVGEQEFSLENMRRLVNDGAVDIIQPDVGYIGGITRARQVAEMADLAGIPCVPHSSGRSLTAIFTAHLVTAMPACSLFHEWTIEDASDMHVYEPFPVARDGEFVLSDAPGWGVEVQSSILQQWERQTSFL